Proteins encoded together in one Pseudoroseomonas cervicalis window:
- a CDS encoding SRPBCC family protein gives MIYSTATVPVNPEGETPLTRDQIWQGLVLKARDAQLFLPPGLCTGCEVVEESATHLVREAVIGGQALREIITFEPGRKVTFFQATGPREGAIINELFEDATGALQLRFYCYLGLRDRAPGGAEEQAEQAQFDGETGYRAALLSTLQRSRALLAEGRI, from the coding sequence ATGATCTATTCGACCGCCACCGTTCCGGTGAACCCGGAGGGCGAGACCCCGCTGACCCGCGACCAGATCTGGCAGGGGCTGGTGCTGAAGGCCCGCGACGCCCAGCTGTTCCTGCCGCCCGGCCTGTGCACAGGCTGCGAGGTGGTGGAGGAGAGTGCCACGCATCTGGTGCGCGAGGCGGTGATCGGCGGCCAGGCGCTGCGCGAGATCATCACCTTCGAGCCGGGCCGCAAGGTCACCTTCTTCCAGGCCACCGGCCCGCGCGAGGGCGCCATCATCAACGAGCTGTTCGAGGACGCCACCGGGGCGCTGCAGCTCCGCTTCTACTGCTATCTGGGCCTGCGGGACCGGGCGCCGGGCGGGGCCGAGGAACAGGCCGAGCAGGCGCAGTTCGATGGCGAGACCGGCTACCGCGCCGCCCTGCTGTCGACGCTGCAGCGCAGCCGCGCGCTGCTGGCCGAGGGGCGGATCTGA